In Eulemur rufifrons isolate Redbay chromosome 29, OSU_ERuf_1, whole genome shotgun sequence, one DNA window encodes the following:
- the LOC138377025 gene encoding olfactory receptor 2F2, whose amino-acid sequence MGTDNQTQVTEFILLELTSDWNTQVSLFVLFLVTYLMTLTGNFLIVLLIRLDSRLHTPMYFFLTNLSLVDVSYATSIVPQMLVHFLAKHRVIPLLSCAAQLFFSLALGGIEFVLLAVMAYDRYVAVCDPLRYSAVMHGGLCARLAITSWVSGSVNSLMQTGITFQLPMCTNKFIDHISCELLAVVRLACVGTSSNEVAIMVSSVVLLMTPFCLVLLSYIRIISTILKIQSTEGRRKAFHTCASHLTVVVLCYGMTIFTYIQPHSGPSVLQEKLISVFYAIIMPMLNPMIYSLRNKEVKGAWQKLLEKFSGLTSKLAAS is encoded by the coding sequence ATGGGAACAGATAACCAAACACAGGTGACCGAATTTATTCTCCTCGAACTGACCAGTGACTGGAACACTCAGGTctctctttttgttctgttcttgGTAACGTACCTCATGACATTGACAGGGAACTTTCTCATTGTTCTCCTGATCAGACTGGACAGCCGACTCCACACTCCCATGTATTTCTTTCTCACCAACCTCTCCCTTGTTGATGTCTCCTATGCCACAAGCATAGTCCCTCAGATGCTGGTGCATTTTCTTGCAAAACATAGAGTCATCCCGCTCCTGAGCTGCGCAGCCCAGTTATTTTTCTCCCTGGCATTGGGTGGGATTGAGTTTGTTCTCCTGGCAGTGATGGCCTATGATCGCTATGTGGCTGTGTGTGACCCCCTGCGATACTCGGCCGTCATGCATGGAGGGCTGTGTGCTAGGTTGGCCATCACATCCTGGGTCAGTGGCTCCGTCAACTCTCTCATGCAGACTGGTATTACCTTTCAGCTGCCCATGTGCACTAACAAGTTTATTGATCATATATCCTGCGAACTTCTAGCTGTGGTCAGGCTGGCTTGTGTGGGCACCTCCTCCAATGAGGTCGCCATCATGGTCTCTAGCGTTGTCCTTCTGATGACACCCTTCTGTCTGGTTCTTTTGTCCTACATCCGGATCATCTCCACCATCCTAAAGATCCAGTCcacagaaggaaggaggaaagcctTCCACACGTGTGCCTCTCACCTCACGGTGGTTGTTCTGTGCTATGGCATGACCATTTTCACTTACATCCAGCCTCACTCTGGTCCCTCTGTCCTTCAAGAAAAGTTGATCTCTGTCTTCTATGCCATTATTATGCCCATGCTGAACCCCATGATTTACAGTCTAAGGAATAAGGAGGTGAAGGGGGCCTGGCAGAAACTATTAGAGAAATTCTCTGGGTTAACGTCAAAACTGGCAGCTTCATGA